One genomic region from Clostridium saccharobutylicum DSM 13864 encodes:
- a CDS encoding DUF4179 domain-containing protein, producing MIVKKINGKLGLTLGIVAFALITGAMTSPAFADSSDSNVNIVAAQTVNTTTQAEVAYTDDAISMANKEHFVNINKSEVQNGIKVTVEKAIGTKKDLKVILKVESDKPFDKVSYSNSIFELTYGNDDKGFSGTSSNETYVDNKTMIVTLEKYNHDGEYSAKGTMRADVVLSKYKVNIGIEMPVDFTESFNNIMDKDICAKISGLDYTFNKLESDELGTRISYTAPRNNDGYRNKDDYKNRKSSWNSQVILKVGDKMYKTHSVNEYSEDHSVKTGNYESKSATYDIVKSEKNVSLIPVICNMTDGEIDEIYDQRHKNDKDNANKDNINNISYEKEFDFSDGTKGEIYNIERLDNTIKVYCKGESEKESLLMASNMNIHYQMSNENDDMVYYNNSNVSFYKDPKESLGYIVEFDNVQKDKAVDADINTIIKQADKYDLEDEVQL from the coding sequence ATGATAGTAAAAAAGATAAATGGGAAATTAGGACTGACTCTAGGTATTGTTGCATTTGCTTTGATTACAGGTGCGATGACATCTCCAGCTTTTGCAGATAGCTCAGATAGCAATGTGAATATAGTAGCAGCACAAACAGTTAATACAACTACACAAGCAGAAGTTGCATATACTGATGATGCAATATCTATGGCAAATAAAGAGCACTTTGTGAATATAAATAAAAGTGAAGTTCAAAATGGAATTAAAGTAACTGTAGAAAAAGCAATTGGAACCAAGAAGGATTTGAAAGTAATACTTAAGGTTGAAAGTGACAAGCCATTTGATAAAGTGTCATATAGCAATTCTATTTTTGAATTAACATATGGAAATGATGATAAAGGATTTAGTGGAACATCTTCAAATGAAACTTATGTAGATAATAAAACTATGATTGTAACTCTAGAAAAATATAATCATGATGGAGAATACAGTGCAAAAGGAACAATGAGGGCTGATGTAGTGCTTTCAAAATATAAAGTTAATATAGGAATTGAAATGCCTGTAGATTTTACAGAATCATTCAATAATATAATGGATAAAGATATATGTGCAAAAATATCAGGGTTAGATTATACTTTTAACAAATTGGAATCTGATGAGTTAGGAACAAGAATTAGCTATACTGCACCTAGAAATAATGATGGCTATAGAAATAAAGATGACTATAAAAATAGAAAATCTTCATGGAATTCACAAGTAATATTAAAAGTTGGAGATAAGATGTATAAAACACATTCTGTAAATGAATATTCAGAAGATCATAGTGTGAAAACAGGAAATTATGAATCAAAATCAGCAACATATGATATTGTTAAAAGCGAAAAGAATGTTAGCTTAATACCTGTAATTTGTAATATGACAGATGGTGAAATAGATGAAATTTATGATCAACGACATAAAAATGATAAGGATAATGCTAATAAAGATAACATTAATAATATAAGTTATGAAAAAGAATTTGATTTTTCGGATGGAACAAAAGGAGAAATATATAATATAGAAAGATTAGATAATACTATAAAAGTATACTGCAAGGGAGAATCAGAAAAAGAAAGTCTTTTAATGGCAAGTAATATGAATATACATTATCAAATGTCAAACGAAAATGATGATATGGTGTATTACAACAACAGTAATGTAAGTTTTTACAAAGATCCTAAAGAATCACTTGGATATATTGTAGAGTTTGATAATGTTCAAAAAGATAAAGCGGTGGATGCAGATATTAACACAATAATAAAGCAGGCTGATAAGTATGATTTAGAAGATGAAGTGCAACTATAG
- a CDS encoding DUF4097 family beta strand repeat-containing protein — MIKRIFQVLVAVLILGLLVGKIIFSLPAKTTNEQRIFTSKEISNLQEISLDGNFDVNVTTSDSKDLKCSFSKTKTGYIYNEYELESRIENNVLYVTTNIENKMNFVLGGETLSVNIDIPKSYKNKLSIKSKLSKINILNSNSEDIECSTTDGETKISLDKICGNITVNTHLGDIDLKLPKDEKFNLSAKSRLGKVTNNLDLNVDSSISEKNINLLSSDGNITINGN, encoded by the coding sequence ATGATAAAAAGAATATTTCAAGTTTTAGTAGCTGTTTTAATATTGGGTTTGTTAGTAGGGAAAATTATATTTTCTTTACCAGCTAAAACAACTAATGAGCAAAGGATTTTTACTTCGAAAGAAATATCAAATTTACAGGAAATATCATTAGATGGGAATTTCGATGTTAATGTTACAACTTCTGATTCAAAGGATCTAAAATGTAGTTTTTCTAAAACTAAGACGGGATATATATATAATGAATATGAATTAGAAAGTAGAATTGAAAATAATGTTTTATATGTTACGACAAATATCGAAAATAAGATGAATTTTGTTTTAGGTGGTGAGACTTTAAGTGTAAATATAGATATTCCCAAAAGCTATAAAAATAAATTGTCTATAAAATCTAAACTAAGCAAAATAAACATATTAAATTCAAATTCTGAAGATATAGAGTGTAGTACAACAGATGGTGAAACTAAAATTTCATTAGATAAAATATGCGGTAATATCACTGTAAATACGCATTTAGGCGATATAGATTTAAAATTACCTAAAGATGAAAAATTTAATCTATCAGCTAAATCACGCTTAGGAAAAGTAACTAATAATCTTGATTTAAATGTAGATTCTTCTATAAGCGAAAAGAATATTAATTTATTATCTTCAGATGGGAATATAACTATAAATGGGAATTGA
- a CDS encoding response regulator transcription factor — protein MKKLNSVLVVDDEKEIVELIDFYLRNNGYNTFRALNGKEALDIFKKEQVDIIILDIMMPELDGKEVLRKVREKSNTPIIFLSAKGEDIDKIDGLFLGADDYLAKPFNPIELIARIKALLRRSIVFNNQTEENTSLIINEHLKLDEKACKIYKDNKELQLTSFEYKLICFLMKNKNKVFTKGQLYEHVWDQSYLGDEKIIMVYISKLRDKIEDNQKEPKYIKTIRGLGYMFEGK, from the coding sequence GTGAAAAAATTGAATTCAGTTTTAGTTGTAGATGATGAAAAAGAAATTGTAGAACTAATAGATTTTTATTTAAGAAACAATGGATATAATACATTCAGAGCACTAAATGGTAAAGAGGCTCTGGACATTTTTAAAAAAGAGCAAGTAGACATAATAATACTAGATATAATGATGCCTGAGCTTGATGGTAAAGAAGTTTTAAGAAAGGTTAGAGAAAAAAGTAACACACCTATAATATTTTTATCCGCCAAAGGTGAAGATATTGATAAAATTGATGGATTATTCCTTGGAGCAGATGATTATCTTGCCAAGCCCTTTAATCCTATAGAACTAATTGCAAGAATCAAAGCACTTTTAAGGAGGAGTATTGTATTTAATAATCAGACTGAAGAAAATACAAGTCTTATAATAAATGAACATTTAAAGTTAGATGAAAAAGCCTGCAAAATATATAAAGATAATAAAGAACTCCAACTAACATCATTTGAATACAAGCTTATATGTTTTCTTATGAAAAACAAAAATAAAGTTTTCACTAAAGGTCAATTGTATGAACATGTATGGGATCAATCCTATCTTGGAGATGAAAAAATTATAATGGTTTATATAAGTAAGCTGAGAGATAAAATAGAGGATAACCAAAAAGAGCCTAAATATATTAAGACTATAAGAGGTCTTGGTTATATGTTTGAAGGTAAATAA